A single Nicotiana tabacum cultivar K326 chromosome 5, ASM71507v2, whole genome shotgun sequence DNA region contains:
- the LOC142180892 gene encoding uncharacterized protein LOC142180892, with translation MAPKPIPKKFRTPEIPKYNGTTDPNEHVTSYTCTIKGNDLEDNEIESVLLKKFRETLSKGALIWYHDLPPNSIDSFPMLVDSFVKAHAGAIKIVTRKSDLFKIRQKDNEMLRKFVSRFQAERMDLPPVTDDWVVQAFTQGFNTRSSIVSHQLKQSLLKYPAVTWADVHNRYKSKNRVEDDQLGTPSRSVYPSSPMGRIKRDVDRESRLNRDRYQPYNADRRWSGSGQSIARNERRNNQSKNSRGVDAEEDHVKYPTSE, from the coding sequence ATGGCTCCAAAgccaatccccaagaagttccgtaCGCCCGAGATTCCCAAGTATAACGGGACGACTGATCCGAATGAACACGTCACCTCATATACATGCACCATCAAAGGTAATGACTTGGAAGATAACGAAATTGAATCTGTACTGCTGAAGAAGTTCAGGGAGACTCTGTCCAAGGGTGCCTTAATATGGTATCACGACTtgccccctaattctattgattcgtttCCTATGCTTGTAGATTCTTTTGTTAAAGCACACGCCGGAGCCATTAAAATTGTAAcgaggaagtcagaccttttcaagatAAGGcagaaagataacgagatgctcagaaaATTTGTATCTCGGTTCCAAGCAGAGAGAATGGATTTGCCTCCGGTCACCGATGactgggttgttcaagctttcactcaaggtttcaACACTCGGAGTTCTATAGTTTCACATCAGTTGAAGCAAAGTTTACTCAAGTACCCAGCTGTCACTTGGGCCGACGTACATAATCGGTACAAGTCGAAGAAtagagtcgaggatgatcaactGGGGACTCCTTCGAGGTCCGTTTATCCTAGCAGTCCCATGGGTAGGATCAAAAGAGACGTCGATCGAGAGTCGAGGTTGAatagagatcgatatcaaccgTATAACGCAGATCGTAGATGGAGCGGGTCCGGACAAAGCATTGCACGGAATGAGAGGAGAAATAATCAAAGTAAAAATTCACGTGGGGTTGATGCCGAGGAAGATCATGTTAAATATCCAACATCCGAATAA